One window of Brevibacillus choshinensis genomic DNA carries:
- a CDS encoding M42 family metallopeptidase, with amino-acid sequence MSVSTEYVVESFCQLANIPSPSGNTAKVMAWVSQELEKLDVAFKRTNKGAIIATIPGANEEKARLLTAHVDTLGAMVKEIKSNGRLKLTLIGGFEFNAVEGEHCVVETGSGLLVTGTILSTKASVHVYGREAGKAERSDQNMEVRLDEKVTTKQEVLDLGISVGDFVSFDPRVTVTESGFIKSRHIDDKASVAILLGVLKQLQESGTKLPYTTHFFISNNEEIGYGGNSSIPANVIEYLAVDMGAIGDGQTTDEYCVSICAKDSSGPYHYGLRSHLTKLAEANSLNYQVDIYPFYGSDASAALRSGYDIVHGLIGPGVDASHSHERTHREALDNTAKLVMAYLQSEQLQA; translated from the coding sequence ATGAGCGTATCAACAGAGTATGTCGTCGAATCTTTTTGCCAGTTAGCAAATATTCCTAGCCCATCGGGAAATACCGCCAAAGTAATGGCATGGGTTTCTCAAGAGCTCGAAAAGCTGGATGTTGCGTTCAAACGTACGAACAAAGGTGCAATCATTGCTACCATTCCAGGAGCGAATGAAGAAAAGGCACGCCTGCTGACAGCACATGTGGATACACTGGGTGCCATGGTTAAAGAAATCAAGTCCAACGGTCGTCTGAAGCTGACTCTGATTGGCGGATTTGAGTTCAATGCAGTAGAAGGCGAGCATTGTGTCGTGGAAACAGGAAGTGGACTTCTTGTCACAGGAACCATTTTGTCTACGAAAGCTTCCGTGCATGTATACGGCCGGGAAGCGGGCAAAGCGGAGCGTTCGGATCAAAACATGGAAGTTCGCTTGGATGAAAAGGTGACAACGAAGCAGGAAGTACTCGACTTGGGAATTTCCGTAGGTGATTTCGTGTCCTTTGATCCTCGCGTGACGGTTACCGAAAGTGGCTTTATTAAGTCTCGTCACATAGACGACAAGGCGAGCGTGGCTATATTACTGGGCGTTCTCAAGCAGCTTCAGGAGTCAGGCACAAAGCTGCCTTACACTACTCACTTCTTTATCAGCAACAATGAAGAGATCGGCTATGGCGGAAACTCCAGCATTCCAGCCAATGTCATTGAGTATTTGGCAGTGGACATGGGTGCGATTGGCGATGGGCAGACGACGGATGAATACTGCGTCTCCATTTGTGCGAAAGACTCTTCAGGACCATACCACTACGGACTGCGCAGCCATTTGACCAAGCTCGCGGAAGCAAACAGCTTGAACTACCAGGTAGATATTTACCCGTTTTACGGGTCGGATGCGAGTGCAGCGCTTCGTTCTGGCTATGACATCGTTCACGGATTGATTGGTCCTGGTGTAGATGCTTCCCACTCTCATGAACGGACACATCGGGAAGCACTCGATAACACAGCGAAACTGGTAATGGCGTACCTCCAATCCGAACAATTGCAAGCATAG
- a CDS encoding GNAT family N-acetyltransferase, whose translation MNLLSIVEQSDIAYKHAFSNRVERPWGYLFWNEENPNHYDANHAHVSHPVTEIGQAAAIMEEVIPFFEEKGIYPRFYLYDQQNQQVLIKQLESQGFRTEVLPSPIQVWKGELATVHNTAEIVIEPVTTANYEECLRVESVPEFGGKEVREKAFAKEFAHPAFQHFLLRVNGEPASSLCLLQAGEIMRIENVATLPDFRGKGLIGHLIRFAQEQFMLSGGSQLWVCPINERVERVYSRYGFETVGVIPFVHVFRGGKGVLEIR comes from the coding sequence ATGAATCTGTTGTCGATCGTCGAACAATCAGACATCGCTTACAAGCACGCCTTTTCCAATAGAGTGGAGCGTCCGTGGGGCTATCTGTTCTGGAATGAAGAAAATCCAAATCATTATGATGCCAACCATGCACATGTATCCCACCCTGTCACGGAGATCGGGCAAGCAGCTGCGATAATGGAGGAAGTCATCCCGTTCTTTGAGGAAAAAGGCATCTATCCTCGCTTTTACCTATACGATCAGCAAAATCAGCAGGTGCTGATCAAGCAACTGGAGAGTCAAGGCTTTCGCACGGAGGTATTGCCTTCTCCCATCCAGGTTTGGAAGGGTGAACTCGCTACCGTTCATAATACTGCGGAGATCGTGATTGAGCCGGTTACGACAGCCAATTATGAAGAGTGCTTGCGGGTCGAGTCCGTGCCCGAGTTTGGGGGAAAGGAAGTCAGGGAAAAGGCATTTGCCAAAGAGTTTGCCCACCCGGCCTTCCAACACTTCTTGCTTCGTGTAAATGGGGAGCCTGCCTCATCGTTATGTTTGCTGCAGGCAGGTGAAATTATGCGGATTGAAAACGTAGCGACCTTGCCAGACTTTCGCGGAAAGGGACTGATTGGTCACTTGATCCGCTTTGCGCAGGAGCAGTTTATGCTCTCGGGTGGTTCGCAGCTTTGGGTATGTCCGATCAACGAACGAGTAGAAAGGGTTTACAGTCGCTACGGTTTTGAGACGGTGGGAGTCATTCCATTTGTACACGTTTTTCGTGGCGGTAAAGGTGTCTTGGAGATTCGATAG
- the bcp gene encoding thioredoxin-dependent thiol peroxidase: MTEMGQAAPDFTLQANENQTISLSSYRGKNVVLYFYPKDMTPGCTTEACDFRDYHPQFKQLDTVVLGISPDEVKSHDKFVAKHELPFPLLADPDHQVAEAYGVWVLKKMYGREYMGIERSTFIIDKQGNIAKAWSKVKVKGHVQEVLQFIQEELKA; encoded by the coding sequence ATGACCGAAATGGGACAAGCTGCGCCTGATTTTACGCTGCAAGCAAACGAGAATCAGACCATCTCACTTTCTTCGTATCGGGGAAAGAATGTAGTGCTTTATTTTTATCCAAAAGACATGACACCGGGATGTACGACTGAAGCTTGCGATTTTCGCGATTACCACCCTCAATTCAAGCAATTGGATACGGTCGTATTGGGGATTAGCCCGGATGAAGTGAAGTCCCATGATAAGTTTGTGGCAAAACATGAATTGCCGTTTCCTTTGTTGGCGGACCCTGATCATCAGGTGGCAGAGGCTTATGGTGTGTGGGTTTTGAAAAAAATGTACGGCAGAGAATATATGGGCATCGAGCGGTCTACATTTATCATTGATAAACAAGGAAATATTGCCAAAGCATGGTCAAAAGTGAAGGTAAAGGGGCACGTTCAGGAAGTACTTCAATTTATTCAGGAAGAACTGAAAGCATAG
- a CDS encoding DinB family protein, with the protein MHIVDSEATSLALAKFALAEPGRDFHGNAYDPDVWAEGLDYAGRSISAELALFGAIRGHMGGLVRHLPDAWNRFVTLPTGQTITVRQRIEPLMGHALHHIEQIWETRRVHGLA; encoded by the coding sequence CTGCATATAGTCGATTCGGAAGCAACCTCACTGGCGTTGGCCAAATTTGCCCTTGCTGAGCCTGGACGAGACTTTCATGGGAATGCCTATGATCCAGATGTTTGGGCAGAGGGGCTGGACTACGCGGGACGCAGCATTTCAGCCGAGTTGGCGCTGTTTGGTGCGATTCGCGGCCATATGGGAGGACTTGTGCGGCACCTACCCGATGCATGGAATCGCTTCGTGACCTTGCCTACCGGGCAGACAATAACGGTTCGGCAACGGATTGAGCCGCTGATGGGTCACGCTCTCCATCATATTGAGCAGATCTGGGAGACGCGCAGAGTGCATGGTCTGGCATAA
- a CDS encoding class I SAM-dependent methyltransferase — MSNMYQWADYYDLTQRGLSGDVDFYLDQAKQAGGKVLELGCGTGRISIPLAQAGIDVTGLDLSQEMLEKANQKASESGDTDLLHLLQGDMRNFDLGQTFSLIMIPFRSFLHLLHIQEQMKALSCIRKHLAPGGKFVMNVFVPKINHFYEENEKMSLRGTYRLDDGEEVAMWDYTRYDHFQQLCEVTRIYERSDAKGLVKERVTGRFNLRYIFPAELHHLFRLNGFKVTQRYGTFAKTAFDANSSEFIVVAEVI, encoded by the coding sequence ATGAGCAATATGTATCAATGGGCGGACTATTACGATTTGACGCAGCGCGGCTTAAGCGGAGATGTGGACTTTTATCTGGATCAGGCCAAACAGGCGGGAGGAAAGGTGCTGGAGCTGGGATGTGGAACGGGGCGCATCAGCATTCCGCTGGCACAGGCAGGGATTGACGTTACAGGACTGGATCTGTCTCAGGAGATGTTAGAAAAGGCCAATCAAAAGGCGAGCGAGTCAGGAGATACTGACTTGTTACACCTGCTGCAGGGAGATATGCGCAATTTCGATCTGGGACAGACCTTTTCGTTGATCATGATTCCGTTTCGTTCATTCCTGCACCTGCTGCACATCCAAGAGCAAATGAAGGCATTGTCTTGTATCCGCAAGCATCTGGCTCCAGGTGGCAAATTCGTAATGAATGTTTTCGTGCCGAAAATCAACCATTTCTATGAAGAAAACGAAAAGATGTCTCTGCGAGGAACATATCGCCTTGACGATGGTGAAGAAGTAGCGATGTGGGATTACACCCGTTATGACCATTTTCAGCAATTGTGTGAAGTGACGCGGATTTATGAACGCTCCGATGCGAAGGGCTTGGTCAAGGAACGTGTAACGGGTCGCTTTAATCTGCGTTATATCTTTCCTGCTGAGCTGCATCATCTTTTCCGGTTAAACGGCTTCAAGGTGACACAACGCTACGGGACCTTTGCGAAAACTGCTTTTGATGCCAATAGCTCAGAGTTTATCGTGGTAGCAGAAGTGATTTAG
- the perR gene encoding peroxide-responsive transcriptional repressor PerR, with the protein MAQRVEKAVEILKNTGVRMTPQRHAILTYLLETMTHPTADEIYKALEGKFPNMSVATIYNNLRVFKDAGLVVELTYGDASSRFDANVEEDHYHAICSKCGAISDFHFPYLRDAEESAAKDIGFHVTGHRMEVYGICDACQKNTH; encoded by the coding sequence ATGGCACAGCGTGTAGAAAAAGCTGTAGAAATCCTGAAGAACACCGGGGTTCGAATGACACCTCAACGCCATGCAATTTTGACCTATTTGCTGGAGACGATGACTCACCCGACCGCTGACGAAATATACAAAGCTCTCGAAGGCAAATTCCCCAATATGAGTGTAGCCACGATTTATAACAATTTGCGCGTTTTTAAGGATGCGGGATTAGTTGTTGAATTGACTTATGGGGATGCGTCCAGCCGGTTTGATGCAAATGTGGAGGAAGATCACTACCACGCCATCTGTTCGAAGTGTGGGGCTATCAGCGATTTTCACTTCCCTTATTTGCGGGACGCGGAAGAATCCGCTGCGAAAGACATCGGTTTTCACGTTACGGGTCATCGCATGGAAGTTTATGGCATCTGTGATGCCTGTCAAAAGAACACCCACTGA
- a CDS encoding cob(I)yrinic acid a,c-diamide adenosyltransferase — MKIYTKTGDKGETSLVAGVRVPKFADRVEAYGTCDEANSQIGLALSLLPESIDWTELREVFHVIQTKLFHVGAELATPEGKKVGWPIGEEDVTFLEGQIDKLDADLPPLTNFVLPGGNPAASAFHVSRTVVRRAERKAVHVATQEQVNQSVVKYLNRLSDYLFVVARHVNKQTATTEQTLHE; from the coding sequence ATGAAGATCTACACGAAAACAGGAGACAAAGGCGAAACCTCATTGGTAGCCGGTGTCCGCGTACCCAAATTTGCAGATCGGGTAGAAGCATATGGCACGTGTGATGAGGCAAATTCACAGATTGGGTTGGCACTGTCTTTGCTGCCTGAGTCTATAGATTGGACCGAGCTTCGTGAAGTATTTCACGTCATCCAAACCAAGCTGTTTCACGTAGGCGCTGAGCTGGCGACGCCCGAGGGGAAAAAGGTAGGCTGGCCGATCGGGGAAGAAGATGTTACGTTCCTCGAAGGACAGATCGACAAGCTGGATGCGGACTTGCCACCGTTGACGAACTTCGTATTGCCAGGGGGAAACCCGGCGGCTTCGGCGTTCCATGTTTCACGCACGGTTGTGAGACGAGCGGAGCGCAAGGCTGTCCATGTAGCCACGCAAGAGCAAGTAAATCAATCGGTCGTTAAATACTTGAATCGATTGTCGGACTACCTGTTCGTTGTTGCTCGTCACGTCAATAAACAAACTGCTACGACAGAACAAACCTTGCACGAATAG
- a CDS encoding VOC family protein: MSAMIGRCLRTKEFSQSLFYYEQVLEFRLEQVDETREIAVIVAPAGEPIVLAGLASDDLSEYLVDRYDAPQPGQSLYLSATDTFYAYRDRLLAREESNGEWYETEWGWERLTVTDPFGYVLTFWGGRTLTDEQILSYYDQGSERLQAALAGLEELQLDLVRAPGKWSI, from the coding sequence ATGTCCGCTATGATCGGAAGATGCCTTCGAACGAAAGAGTTTTCCCAATCATTGTTTTATTACGAACAAGTTTTGGAGTTTCGTTTGGAACAGGTGGATGAAACGCGAGAAATAGCGGTCATCGTTGCGCCGGCTGGTGAGCCTATTGTGCTTGCTGGTCTGGCATCTGATGATTTGTCTGAATATTTAGTGGATAGGTACGATGCGCCACAGCCCGGTCAAAGCTTGTATTTGTCTGCAACCGATACTTTTTATGCTTATCGGGACCGCCTTTTGGCTCGTGAGGAATCGAACGGAGAGTGGTACGAGACAGAATGGGGTTGGGAAAGGCTGACGGTAACCGATCCCTTTGGATATGTGCTTACCTTTTGGGGAGGTCGCACGCTCACCGATGAACAAATTTTGAGCTACTACGACCAGGGAAGTGAGCGTCTTCAAGCGGCGTTGGCAGGCTTGGAAGAGCTTCAGCTCGATTTGGTCCGAGCCCCCGGTAAATGGTCGATCTGA
- the nth gene encoding endonuclease III, producing the protein MAQRKVPVAEILDTLHQLYPDAHCELNYTTPFELLIATILSAQCTDKRVNEITAPMFAKLNQPEHYLHLTQEEMEEHIKGLGLYKNKSKNILETCRILYEKYNSEVPQTHKELEALPGVGRKTANVVLSNAYGVPAIAVDTHVFRVGNRLGLAKSDNVDEVERQLMKRIPREKWSDAHHWLIWHGRRICSARNPQCGICPLQSMCKHAITEGKKAQTKSKAKTKAQA; encoded by the coding sequence ATGGCGCAACGCAAAGTACCAGTCGCAGAAATCTTGGATACGCTGCACCAACTGTATCCGGACGCGCATTGTGAATTAAACTATACGACCCCGTTTGAGCTTCTGATCGCCACGATCCTGTCAGCGCAATGTACAGATAAACGGGTTAATGAAATAACAGCACCGATGTTTGCAAAACTGAATCAGCCGGAGCACTACCTTCATTTGACACAAGAAGAAATGGAGGAGCATATAAAAGGACTTGGACTGTATAAAAATAAGAGTAAGAACATTTTAGAGACCTGTCGAATCCTATACGAAAAATACAATAGCGAGGTGCCGCAAACGCATAAGGAGCTGGAGGCGTTGCCGGGTGTCGGGAGAAAAACAGCGAATGTCGTGCTGTCCAATGCGTACGGGGTCCCCGCGATCGCCGTTGATACCCATGTGTTTCGCGTAGGAAATCGCCTAGGGTTGGCAAAAAGCGATAACGTGGATGAAGTAGAGCGTCAATTGATGAAGCGTATTCCCCGGGAAAAATGGTCAGATGCCCATCACTGGCTCATTTGGCACGGTAGACGGATCTGCTCTGCGCGCAACCCTCAATGTGGGATTTGTCCACTTCAATCAATGTGCAAGCATGCGATTACGGAAGGAAAAAAAGCTCAGACTAAATCAAAAGCGAAGACGAAAGCGCAGGCGTAA
- a CDS encoding complex I NDUFA9 subunit family protein: MKVFLTGSTGFVGKGLLAKLNKEGHHTVCLIRPGSERKKQQDEAASENVTYVTGDLFDQASLVKAMTGCDAVIHLVGIIREQPGKMITFSRIHVEGTRNVVEAAKQTGISRFVHMSALGARENATSGYHRTKYEAEQLVQASGIPYVIFRPSVIFGPGDEFVNMLVDLVKLPVTPVLGNGSYPLQPVARETVADVFAQALSNTSATNQIYEAGGPIAITYGQILDGIGSALGKQHVRKIHIPLSLMKPVINLMEGFTFFPITNTQLTMLLEGNACQNGQRLYDTFDTPKIDFLQGISAYLR; encoded by the coding sequence GTGAAAGTATTCCTGACCGGCTCGACCGGTTTTGTAGGGAAGGGTTTACTGGCAAAATTGAACAAAGAAGGACATCATACCGTTTGCCTCATTCGGCCTGGATCAGAAAGAAAAAAGCAGCAGGACGAAGCAGCGAGCGAGAATGTCACCTATGTGACGGGTGATCTGTTTGATCAGGCGTCGTTGGTAAAAGCGATGACAGGTTGTGATGCAGTCATTCATCTCGTCGGAATCATTCGGGAGCAGCCAGGAAAAATGATCACATTTTCTCGCATTCATGTAGAGGGTACGAGGAATGTAGTGGAAGCGGCCAAGCAGACGGGAATCAGTCGCTTTGTGCATATGAGCGCGTTGGGAGCCCGTGAAAATGCTACGAGCGGCTATCATCGGACAAAATACGAAGCGGAACAGCTTGTGCAGGCAAGCGGCATACCCTACGTCATTTTCCGGCCTTCTGTCATTTTTGGGCCAGGAGATGAATTCGTAAACATGCTTGTAGATTTAGTAAAGCTACCGGTAACACCTGTGCTCGGAAACGGCTCTTACCCTCTGCAGCCAGTAGCACGGGAAACGGTCGCTGATGTATTCGCCCAAGCCTTGTCGAACACGTCTGCAACGAACCAAATCTATGAAGCAGGTGGTCCAATAGCTATTACGTACGGGCAAATTCTCGACGGTATCGGGTCAGCACTCGGTAAACAACACGTTCGCAAAATTCATATCCCCCTCTCTCTGATGAAGCCAGTCATTAATCTCATGGAGGGTTTTACGTTTTTCCCCATAACGAACACACAATTGACCATGCTGCTTGAAGGCAACGCATGTCAAAATGGGCAGCGTCTCTACGATACGTTTGACACTCCGAAAATCGACTTTCTGCAAGGGATTTCTGCGTATTTACGCTAA
- a CDS encoding HAD family hydrolase gives MRTILFDFDGTVADTLPLIFTAFRSTFQHFLQKHYTNEQIIALFGPTETGIVQNELPPHEHTAALDHFFAAYTDEHERMQNPPEIARMLEQLQTTGIQMGIVTGKGRRSADISLREWQLTSFFDVVITGDDVTNPKPHPEGIRLAMEQLGVNASETIYVGDSDADILAGRAAGLTTVGVDWLAVTQKAGKFDPQPDYLFTDVQSFVDWVMTLRSFV, from the coding sequence ATGAGAACCATCCTGTTTGACTTCGATGGAACCGTAGCGGACACGCTGCCGCTCATTTTCACTGCCTTTCGCTCTACATTTCAGCACTTCTTGCAAAAGCATTACACGAATGAGCAAATTATCGCGTTGTTCGGGCCCACTGAGACGGGGATAGTACAAAACGAACTACCGCCCCACGAACACACAGCAGCCCTCGACCACTTTTTTGCCGCCTATACCGACGAGCATGAACGTATGCAAAATCCGCCTGAAATCGCACGGATGCTCGAACAATTGCAGACAACTGGCATTCAGATGGGAATCGTCACAGGAAAAGGAAGGCGGAGTGCAGACATATCGCTGAGAGAATGGCAGTTAACCTCGTTTTTTGATGTGGTTATCACCGGGGATGATGTCACAAACCCCAAGCCCCATCCAGAGGGCATACGGCTCGCTATGGAACAGCTGGGGGTAAATGCATCCGAAACCATCTATGTGGGGGACAGCGATGCGGATATCCTGGCGGGTCGGGCAGCAGGGTTGACGACGGTGGGCGTCGATTGGCTCGCGGTCACTCAAAAAGCAGGCAAGTTCGATCCGCAGCCGGATTATCTTTTTACAGATGTACAAAGTTTCGTGGACTGGGTCATGACCCTACGTTCTTTCGTTTAG
- a CDS encoding YgzB family protein — protein sequence MKKTERLSKIKRMRTWGNWSMVIGILLMYTGYAFFAGYLDFIPFLGSLFKGSHVFMTLLLIIGFILTMGSTVMFMISGMVSTSAPQVQCPSCQKVTKMLGKEDACMFCGQPLRLEDGQPQQNQT from the coding sequence ATGAAGAAAACTGAACGCCTTAGCAAGATCAAACGCATGCGCACTTGGGGTAACTGGAGCATGGTGATCGGTATTTTGCTGATGTATACAGGGTACGCTTTTTTTGCTGGATACTTGGACTTTATTCCTTTTCTCGGCAGCCTGTTCAAAGGTTCTCACGTCTTTATGACGTTGCTGTTGATCATCGGCTTTATCTTAACGATGGGCAGCACGGTTATGTTTATGATTTCCGGAATGGTCTCAACCTCTGCTCCACAGGTACAATGCCCTTCGTGCCAAAAAGTAACAAAAATGCTCGGAAAAGAAGACGCCTGTATGTTTTGTGGACAGCCTCTGCGTCTCGAAGACGGACAACCGCAACAAAACCAAACATAA
- a CDS encoding winged helix-turn-helix domain-containing protein encodes MKEIYEVTDPEALKSLAIAERVKILELFEDLEPRTAKQIATELGENAARLHYHVKELVRVGLLEQVDTRVKGSIVEKYYEPVAKVIQVKLQVMIEENAQQLSDVMFTPFRTTEKDLMRTLNRFVASDQDMRKEYKNTFAFNLHEFHLNQDERNQFVEEISELLHKYKAFKSEPGRRKFKFFDVLFPLTPADPSDDSEEPFEDSEE; translated from the coding sequence ATGAAAGAGATTTATGAAGTTACAGACCCAGAAGCTCTAAAATCCCTTGCGATAGCCGAGCGTGTCAAAATTCTAGAACTCTTTGAGGATCTGGAACCTCGTACAGCAAAGCAAATTGCTACGGAGCTAGGTGAAAACGCTGCCCGTCTTCACTACCACGTGAAGGAACTTGTTCGTGTCGGTTTGCTGGAACAGGTAGATACTCGCGTCAAAGGCTCCATCGTAGAAAAGTACTACGAACCAGTAGCCAAGGTGATTCAGGTTAAGCTGCAAGTCATGATCGAAGAAAACGCACAGCAATTGAGCGATGTGATGTTTACACCGTTCCGAACTACTGAAAAAGATCTCATGCGTACCCTGAACCGTTTTGTTGCCAGTGATCAGGATATGCGTAAAGAGTACAAGAACACGTTTGCATTCAACTTGCATGAGTTTCACCTTAACCAGGACGAGCGCAATCAGTTCGTCGAAGAAATCAGTGAGCTTTTGCACAAGTACAAAGCCTTTAAAAGTGAGCCCGGCCGCCGCAAGTTCAAGTTTTTCGACGTGCTCTTTCCCTTGACACCTGCTGACCCTTCTGATGATTCCGAAGAGCCTTTCGAGGATTCCGAAGAATAG
- a CDS encoding glycosyl hydrolase family 18 protein, with protein MGLELGMAPRPKKRRRRILQFFFMLMLFFVAIFGAIYWFFMLRASTEHVQPYDGAKQVIVYEGTRTSTPYLVESNQVLLPFEFIKEQIDPAIFWDEPTHSVIVTTKDKVLRMESGQVVAYLNKQPVNLQVPVKEVDGVRYVPMDPLEKLYPYAFVQKPNTGVLSVEKDGYAIQQATVVAGDELQLVRTGASIRTPIVAELAAGASVDVLGESEKWYRVLTADGIAGFLPRESVELTQVRKVSLDRPAQSQQPVAWKPLGQKINLVWEQVTNRNPNVEGIGAMPGVNVVSPTWFELKDPEGTFLNKADSGYVKWAHQRGYKVWGLVTNGFNPDWTKSVLSSYDKRDKMIAQLIHYANLYDLDGINIDFENVYLDEKPKLVQFVRELTPYMHEQGLTVSIDVTIKSTAETWSMFLDRAALGQVVDYMAVMTYDEHWASSPKAGSVASFPWVENGLKGVMEEVPHQKLLLGVPFYTRLWTESKQADGSVKVSSKALSMPRALEWMNERKLTPKLDEASGQNYVQYTDPKDGNTYKMWLEDVTSIEKRMALVHKYNLAGVASWRRGYEVPEIWKAVEEGLNSQHDKPTS; from the coding sequence ATGGGTCTGGAATTGGGAATGGCACCTCGTCCCAAGAAAAGAAGAAGACGAATCCTTCAGTTCTTCTTCATGCTCATGCTCTTTTTTGTCGCGATATTCGGTGCGATATACTGGTTCTTCATGCTAAGGGCGTCCACAGAGCACGTCCAACCGTATGATGGGGCGAAGCAGGTAATCGTTTACGAAGGAACACGAACATCCACGCCTTATTTAGTTGAATCCAATCAGGTTTTGCTGCCCTTTGAGTTCATCAAGGAGCAGATTGATCCTGCTATTTTTTGGGACGAACCCACTCACTCTGTCATCGTTACGACGAAGGACAAGGTTCTTCGGATGGAGAGCGGGCAAGTGGTTGCCTACTTGAACAAACAGCCTGTCAATTTGCAAGTGCCCGTCAAAGAGGTAGACGGTGTGCGCTACGTTCCGATGGATCCGCTGGAAAAGCTGTACCCGTACGCCTTTGTGCAAAAACCAAATACAGGAGTATTATCGGTTGAAAAAGACGGGTACGCCATTCAGCAAGCAACAGTTGTCGCAGGGGATGAGCTCCAGCTTGTCAGAACGGGTGCGTCTATCCGAACGCCGATTGTCGCCGAGTTAGCGGCAGGGGCTAGTGTGGATGTGTTGGGAGAATCGGAAAAGTGGTATCGCGTCTTGACCGCTGACGGTATTGCGGGATTTTTGCCGAGAGAGAGTGTTGAGCTGACGCAGGTGCGCAAGGTTAGTCTGGACCGCCCGGCGCAATCTCAACAACCTGTTGCCTGGAAGCCGTTGGGGCAAAAGATCAATCTCGTGTGGGAGCAAGTGACGAATCGTAATCCAAACGTGGAGGGTATTGGGGCCATGCCGGGAGTCAATGTCGTCTCTCCAACATGGTTCGAGCTAAAGGATCCAGAAGGGACGTTTTTGAACAAGGCGGACTCCGGTTATGTCAAGTGGGCGCATCAGCGTGGCTACAAGGTTTGGGGATTGGTGACCAATGGTTTTAACCCGGACTGGACCAAATCCGTGCTCAGCAGCTACGACAAGCGAGACAAAATGATTGCCCAGCTGATTCATTACGCCAACCTTTACGATTTGGATGGTATCAACATCGATTTTGAAAACGTGTATTTGGATGAGAAGCCAAAGCTCGTTCAGTTTGTTCGTGAGCTGACGCCATATATGCACGAGCAAGGACTCACGGTCTCGATTGATGTGACGATTAAGTCGACTGCGGAGACGTGGTCGATGTTCCTGGACCGCGCTGCACTCGGACAGGTCGTGGATTACATGGCAGTCATGACCTATGACGAGCATTGGGCGTCCAGTCCAAAAGCAGGCTCTGTAGCATCGTTCCCGTGGGTCGAGAACGGACTGAAAGGCGTTATGGAAGAGGTTCCGCATCAAAAGCTTTTACTGGGCGTCCCATTCTATACGCGTTTATGGACGGAGAGCAAGCAGGCAGACGGTAGTGTGAAGGTAAGCTCAAAAGCTCTGTCCATGCCCCGCGCGCTGGAGTGGATGAACGAACGCAAGCTGACTCCTAAGCTAGATGAGGCAAGTGGTCAGAACTATGTACAATACACGGACCCCAAGGATGGGAATACGTATAAGATGTGGCTGGAAGACGTCACTTCTATAGAAAAGCGGATGGCGCTCGTGCACAAGTACAATCTCGCAGGGGTAGCGTCCTGGCGTCGCGGTTACGAAGTACCTGAGATTTGGAAGGCTGTAGAAGAGGGATTGAACAGTCAGCACGACAAACCAACTTCTTAA